In a genomic window of Lentisphaerota bacterium:
- a CDS encoding type II toxin-antitoxin system Phd/YefM family antitoxin, whose product MKSLNISAVRNRLPGLIEGVEQTREPVMVRRYGTPVAMIVPIMLGKNRQTRHPLRGRTVVLADDFDAPMPEPWHVEIVPAR is encoded by the coding sequence ATGAAGTCGTTAAATATTTCGGCGGTGCGGAACCGCCTTCCCGGACTCATTGAAGGGGTTGAGCAGACGCGCGAGCCGGTGATGGTCAGGCGTTACGGAACACCGGTCGCCATGATCGTACCAATCATGTTAGGCAAAAACCGTCAGACGCGCCACCCGCTTCGTGGTCGAACCGTCGTTCTGGCCGATGACTTCGACGCGCCCATGCCCGAACCGTGGCATGTGGAAATAGTGCCTGCTCGATGA